ACCTACCAGCGGACAAGGACTTGTTCTGGGGAGCGGACCAGTATGACTTTGCTGTCGTGCTGCGTGCCTCCGGACTGGAGTGCTTCTGGCACTTTGCACACCAAGGGGAGCGCTTCTACTTTACTTTTATGGTAAGATGTTATTCCACAGTTTAGTAGTACAATAACaggatatatatttttattgtgcAACATATTTATCTTGTAAAGTTATGCCTACTAATTACTGCCTCGCTTGGCCTGAACATTTATTAAAAGGCTTAAAATGAGTCTGTATAATATTCAGATAAAAAGTACATCTGTTCAGGGCTTATGCCATTGTCATTTACTGAGACAGTCTACAGAGCACCCAACATATGGTTTGCAGCACATGGTTGTCCCATATGACGGTGAACGAGATCCGTCTgtctgtgtttaggtccagtgggTGACTGGTGTTGGCAATGACAGACACTTATCCGTCACTGTCAACTCTCCTAAAGGCTTGCTGTTGTCCAAAATTGACGAAGCTACGGGTCAAATCAACTTTATAGCTGAAGAGACCGGTACATTGTTCCTCCTTtgaacgtgcacacacacacacaaggtgcaTGAAACATTTTCCCTTTGAAATGTGGTGGAAGTATGTCATTTCTTTTTCTTTTGAATTCTAGGTTTCTATCAAATGTGCTTGAGCAACTTCCACAACCGATTTGGCAGCATGCAGGTCTTCCTCAACTTTGGGGTGTACTATGACGGTTCTGATGACCAACAGaaacagaaggaggaggagaagaagatgaaggaGGAAATCCAAAAAGATCTGAACAACACTCTGTCCACCATAGTGGTAATGGCTCCATTTGGGGTTTGACTGCATGTacagtacaatatgttacgataactttattgtccattgacatggaaattaatttgagGTCAGCATACACATACAACAAAATACACAAAATCGTATTGTCGGATATCACGTCTCATATATTGTGAGGTTTAAAGAACAGCAAGGGGAGCTCTGCCTACCATACAGGTTCTTAAAGTGATGCTCCAGAATTGTTGTATactttcagccagtagttttgaaagtggtgctcacgagccaaaacagGTCCCCTTATGTATATGTCCTTAGAAGCTGTGTGAATATAAAGTCACTGCAGCCTTAGATGGCTGCACCAGAGAAGTTTGTGGCACTATAGATGTAATTGGCACCAGAGGACACTAGAGCAATAACTATTTACTTTGTAATAAATAAGGTAATGAGTCAGGCCATAGGTTCGATTTAAATTATAAAGTCAATCTCAATGTGACATGGATTTAAGAGGAATAGCGCCGAGACTGGTGCAAAAAAATATGGAAGAAAACTCACCCATGTTTACACCAATTGGATGCTTTTTAACTTTAGTAGTACATGTACGAAGAATCAAGTTCGCTACCTAGACGATCTTTCCCCGCTAGCTATTGATAGCTAGTGATATTGATGGACAAGCTAGGTCTTTCTGAATCATCACCATTTCCTGGCCGCATTTAACCGGCAGATTCAGTAGCTTGAGAACTCCCCAAAAGCTTGAAACCCCCATTAGATTTCTGCgcaaagtttttttattttttattaacacAATTCATGGTTATTACATTTTGCCCATAGGGCGCCTGTTTATGCTCTGAGTGGTTGCAATATTTTGCCACTCATTGAGTCCCAAACCCTGCCGACTACTGCCAAATGTGACACCCTGGTCGAGAAGGGCTGTGACTAAACTCAGTTCAGTACCATAGATCCGCCTGCACCACCAGGCAGGTAACAGTTCACAAGTTCATTTCCCCCCTCCCAGTTTCAGCTTCCTAAACCAAGATAGCTTTGCAAACAAAATGGAGGGAGGATATAACACAAAACAATCAAATCAAACAAAAACCTGTTTCAGTGTAGGGAAACCATAACACAACTTTAGTCATCATTCCATCAAAGTAATACTTATTTTAGAAACACCAACGCCCTGCACCTGGGCAGCCGCACCTCAAACAACGGAAACAAGGGTTATAAAGAGAGCCAATCACATAGAGAACAAATCACATTGCTCAATGAATCAATCAATTACCATGCTCTCAATTAAGCGCATATGGGCATGCACAGTAATAAGGGCATTTATCACACCTGTGACAATATCATACGTTACTAAAACGTAAACATGCCCAAACAAACTACAACTTACTGTTAAAATACTTGAGTAGGTGTAACTACTTGCTAAAATTAAatttttgcatttacattttcacAATTTTTGACTTAGTCAATGACTGAACGGTAATATATGTCTGAATATATGACGCAATTAATGTATTAGGCCTATCTGTGGCATTAATTATGTCAGTTGGTGTTAAATAATAATAACGTTTTAACAACACTACTCTCCAAACCACTTTTAGGAGACTTCCCATCGCGTGGAGGGCTACGTCTTCCACATGTTTCGACATTATAACTTTGGCCGCATGAGGAGAGGCACCGACTactacctcctcctctccaacTCCAAATACATCACCTGGTGGTCTGCGGTCCAGAGTGTGGTCATTGTCATGGCGGGCTACCTGCAGCTCTTTTTCCTCAAGAGGCTCTTCAACACCAAGCCCACTACAGAGGCACCAGAGAAACCTCGCTGCTGAGTCCCTGGATGGTTTTACTATTCAGTGCCCTCATGCGCCCTGGTTGGGATGAATTCCCTTTTAATTCAGTCAACCAGTAACAACTCTGTCAACAACAATTCAGTCAACAAGTGAATTAAGGATTCAATCCGATCGCCCCGTTTTGGCTATGtaccttttaaaggcaatgttcctgtaTTTGCGGAGACCGCATTCatggtaaatgctgcatatgttggctcaatcTGTAATGACCTTTGAACTTCAAGTGCGCTATTATGCGGATCTACCGCTGATCGGATAAAATCCTGGCATTAAATTCCATTTcatcctgaattgactgaattaatATCGAATTGACCCCGACCCTGTTGCTAATGTTAGTGTTACTAATGGAAACTGCTCCCTATATATCTATGTTGGAATTGATTAAAGTCTCACACATTTGACAAATGTCATTACACTGCATATATTTGGTGTGGATTTGAGTTTTTTTCTGTGTTCTGACCCAGTGATGGTTAGCAGCACATTactgttacagtttttttttacacAAGTGGGGTGTGTTCATTATGTTTAACATTATGCAATGTAAAATGAAAATAAGCATTTCTTATTTGGACAGGTCCAGCTAGTTCCTCCCTGTTTTACTCAGTTTTCTTCtgttgcctaatgaacacaaccgtGGTTAATCATTCTCCTGGGCGTGATACAGTATTGTATAATTGGCTCAACAAAAAAGTAGCTACCTCTAGTCTACCACTCCCAAACAGTATGAGTTTGTGAGTGTATGAATGCAGACCATGCAAGTTGTGCTGTGGTACTCTGTTCTCATACTCCTTATGGGGCACTGGGGTGATGGACAAAAGACAGAGCCTCGCTTAGGCCTGAAGGACCACAACCTGTTCCGAGGGTCCGATCGATATGACTTTGCTATTGTGGTGCCCGCCTCAGGGCTAGAGTGCTTTTGGCACTTTGCACACCAGAGTGGGAGCTTCTACCTAACATATATGGTAAGTACATTTACAGGTCCATACTATCTTAACCCAACAtctagcgacctcatcaagagGTTAGGATCTTTTAGGGGGAACAGCTGGTGTTGGGTTGACAATTACAAGGTCCCTAGTTCAAACCCCTTTTCGGGACTACTCCCAGCCTTTGCTAAATGATGTGCACTGTCTTGAGCAGTATTGTGCCAATAAAATGTGCTACAATGATACTGTTTGAAGATACCTTTTAGTTGATGAAGATTAGAGGAACAAGCTACCGTATAATAATACCCCAGTACCTTTGTGGAACCTGGCTTGTCTTGCCTGACCTTGGACTTATCATTTTACTCCTTATCTTCTTATCTTTGCTTAGCTTCAATGTAGAACTAAGATAACTGAATGGAAgactaaaaatacattttgtgaTAAAAtggcacctgtgtgtgtgtgtgtgtgtgtgtgtgtgtgtgtgtgtgtgtgtgtgtgtgtgtgtgtttaacagtagCATTACCAAGATCAAACATTGTGCATAAATAACACATTTTATCAAGGGACATCAGGTAACCATGGCTGTGCAAtgttccatgtgtgtgtgtgcaggtccaGTGGGTGACAGGGCTAGCCAGCGACCACCATCTTTACGTGACCGTCATCTCCCCAGAAGGGGACCTCATGGCCTCAACAGACAACACCATTGGTCAAATCAACTTCCAAACTGAAGTGACAGGTAAAGTCACAGACATCTGTGATCTTTCATTTGTATTATGTTCTTAAGTTAATTGTCATGTTGATGAGAATCAACCATTTGCAATCTATAGGTTTTTATCAGATGTGCTTGGGGAACTATAAGAACCACTTTGGTGGCGTCCGAGTCTTTCTCAACTTCGGCGTGTACTATGAGGGCGCTGAGGAGATGCAGCGAGAGACACAGGAAGGAGAAAAAGTCCTCAACAACACTCTGTCCAACATTGAGGTACATGATGTCCCTGCACTAGAGGGTTCTGGACTTTCACAATTAATATCACAGATATTTCTGATGTGTTTGTCTGCACAGAAATATTTAAACTACTCGTGTGGTGTCTCCACACTCGTTGTGTAAAAATTTTTTTTTGCAGacaattcataaaaaatataatgtatcACAACCATTGTGTCCAATGCATTTTACATCAGTTGTACAACCTGAGTGTACTGAGCCACTGTTATGGCTTATAGTTGATAATGTCAATTTGAACAGATTTTGATCTATTAGAAAACATCTCATCAATTATGACTAATCTTTTCTAGGAGAGTACCAACAAGATACAAGGTCACATATTCCACATGTGGCGGCACTACAACTACGCTCGCATGAGCAGAGGTGCGGACCATTACCTTCTCCTCTTCAACCACAACTACGTCACCTGGTGGTCTGCGGTCCAGAGTGTGGTCATCATCATGGTGGGCTACCTACAGCTCTTCTTCCTCAAGAGGCTTTtccacacagacacccatagaccCCGCTGTTGATGAATGATAGCTCATAAAATGTCACTCACTGCTTGTGTTGCTGTGTGGATCATGTTTGTTCAATGTTAAAGGTATAGTTCATCCAAATTACAAACTTAAATAgttgtttccttaccctgtaaacaGGCCTTGGACAAGGAGATGGCAAGCTATgcattggttttgtttacctggctgCTGTCACCAAATGCTAACATTTCTGTCCCAAAAATCCCATGCAAGTCATTATCCCCCAAATTAGCATGTTTAAAATTTCCTGCACAAATCTCCCAAAAAATTCAACGAGCTACAATTTCAGACACTATGGGGTGATGAATAGCCATAATATACGTGTGCAAAAAAGTCCATGTTCACAACCTCTCTTTTCAAGATGGCAGCAGGAGCAATTTAGTATCCAAGACGCATATGTAAAAACAACTACTCAAGGTCAGTTGTCTTTCCAATTGTGTAGTTTTTACATAGGTCTTGGAGCCAGTCTTGTCAAGACAGGGACTTCTAAACTGATTAGAGGTGTTTTAGGAGCTCCAGcatgtacatttttacattttagtcatttagcagacactcttatccagagcgacttacagttaagtgagtgcatacatttttcatactggcccccatgggaatcgaacccacaaccctggcgttgcaagcgccatgctctaccaactgagctacatggggccagTGTACTATTCCCATTCCACATTCTCAATTTAAATGTAGCCAAGGCAAAGTCAAGTTACACTTGGATGGTACTGCTGAGATTAAAGTCTCTGAATTTCTGATACTTTAATCTCAGCAGTACCATCCAAGTGTAACTTGACTTTGCCTTGGCTACATATTCAGAACAGCAATGTGTGTTTGACTAGACTTGGAGGCCACCTACTGTTGGGTTATTGAACTTCCACAGAAGTGTCACCATTTCTAGCAGGACAACAATTGTGTTTTTTCCCACACAAGCAACAAAGGTAACATGTACACTGTATTTATGATCCCATCCCTGTAACATGGGCATTTAAACCATGTTCCTTACACTTCAGCCAGTCTACATCATTTCTGCAAAGCAAGCAAATGTCAAGAGTATAGAAAACAAAATAGTTCCTGAAGTAAATTAAGGACTTAACCTTTTAAAATAAAACGCTTTACTTTGACCTTTCTTTTAAAAGCAAAGTTGATGTCGATTTAACACTAGAAAGGCCTCGAGGGGGACCTAAAAAcatacagctacgaccggaagtgacttttcatagcaggttaggagagcattttcacTAACTCTAaaaccttttcctaaccttaaccaaattATTTTAACCTGCTACGTGTCGCACGTGGCTAGTCGAACGCCGAACTGTTCATATTGAGACAAtgtgaaacatcaatccatgggagagtcagtgccacattttcatttgtgccgaaatcaaaatgaaataaaagttatcttgcaaattaAGCAGcctatggtgtgaaataggcttgtTGAAGTGCCATATTTATTACTTACCGTTAATGCCttctttggtgtgcttatcaatgcacgaGGACCATAGTTTCCCACTCCTATCGATATCTCGTACACCGAAACATATTTACCTGATcggtcttccaggtcggttaaatcCAAAGCATGAAGTGCCTGCGACACTCCAGGACCAGAGCCCTATCCTATGTACTAGCCTCTTCGCTCCGTGAGACCTGTACACATTGGTCGCTGAAATCGACATCCGTACCC
The sequence above is a segment of the Coregonus clupeaformis isolate EN_2021a chromosome 19, ASM2061545v1, whole genome shotgun sequence genome. Coding sequences within it:
- the LOC121531383 gene encoding transmembrane emp24 domain-containing protein 6-like, which encodes MLCGVSLVVLLALLGLGSQGLDNPLADPHPDLPADKDLFWGADQYDFAVVLRASGLECFWHFAHQGERFYFTFMVQWVTGVGNDRHLSVTVNSPKGLLLSKIDEATGQINFIAEETGFYQMCLSNFHNRFGSMQVFLNFGVYYDGSDDQQKQKEEEKKMKEEIQKDLNNTLSTIVETSHRVEGYVFHMFRHYNFGRMRRGTDYYLLLSNSKYITWWSAVQSVVIVMAGYLQLFFLKRLFNTKPTTEAPEKPRC
- the LOC121531202 gene encoding transmembrane emp24 domain-containing protein 6-like is translated as MGHWGDGQKTEPRLGLKDHNLFRGSDRYDFAIVVPASGLECFWHFAHQSGSFYLTYMVQWVTGLASDHHLYVTVISPEGDLMASTDNTIGQINFQTEVTGFYQMCLGNYKNHFGGVRVFLNFGVYYEGAEEMQRETQEGEKVLNNTLSNIEESTNKIQGHIFHMWRHYNYARMSRGADHYLLLFNHNYVTWWSAVQSVVIIMVGYLQLFFLKRLFHTDTHRPRC